In uncultured Desulfobacter sp., one DNA window encodes the following:
- the rplF gene encoding 50S ribosomal protein L6 — MSRIGKKPVQLPDKVQITLDGDTINVKGPKGSLDRKLHPAVNIEIDNQVLNVSTDTSDKKKVALQGLFRSLIFNMVHGVTQGYEKKLILSGIGYRAEAKGKNLVLSVGYSNPVDFALPDGVTAAVDKNVEVTLSCIDKELLGQAAANIRAIRPPEPYKGKGIMYADERIIRKAGKTAGKD; from the coding sequence ATGTCCAGAATAGGAAAAAAGCCGGTTCAGCTTCCAGATAAGGTTCAGATCACCCTTGATGGCGATACCATCAATGTCAAAGGGCCTAAAGGCAGTCTTGACCGCAAGCTGCATCCGGCAGTTAATATTGAAATTGATAACCAGGTATTGAATGTATCCACTGACACTTCTGATAAAAAGAAAGTCGCTCTGCAGGGGCTTTTCAGATCTCTTATTTTCAATATGGTACATGGTGTTACCCAAGGTTATGAGAAAAAACTGATACTTTCCGGCATTGGGTATAGGGCTGAGGCCAAAGGAAAAAATTTGGTGTTGTCTGTTGGATATTCAAATCCAGTAGATTTTGCCCTGCCTGATGGTGTAACGGCAGCTGTGGACAAAAACGTCGAAGTTACCCTTAGCTGCATAGATAAAGAGCTTTTGGGTCAGGCCGCAGCAAATATTAGAGCTATTAGACCTCCCGAGCCTTATAAAGGCAAAGGCATTATGTATGCTGACGAAAGAATTATCAGAAAAGCAGGTAAGACTGCTGGTAAAGATTAA
- the rpsH gene encoding 30S ribosomal protein S8, translating into MATSDPIADMLTIIRNGGKAGLSKVDIPGSKIKLEMVRVLKEQGYIKDYKFLENETQGVIRVFLKYVSEGEPSIFGIQRVSKPSCRVYAKSKNIQPVLNGLGISIISTSKGLMTDKQAKEAKVGGEILCNVW; encoded by the coding sequence ATGGCAACTAGTGATCCAATTGCAGACATGCTGACCATAATCAGAAATGGTGGAAAGGCAGGTTTGTCCAAGGTGGATATCCCCGGATCAAAAATTAAACTTGAAATGGTGCGGGTGCTGAAGGAGCAAGGGTATATCAAAGATTACAAATTTCTTGAAAACGAGACCCAGGGGGTTATCCGGGTGTTCTTGAAATATGTTTCAGAAGGCGAACCAAGCATTTTTGGTATACAGCGTGTCAGCAAACCCTCTTGCAGGGTATATGCTAAATCAAAAAATATTCAGCCGGTATTAAATGGCTTAGGTATTTCCATCATTTCCACTTCTAAGGGGTTGATGACCGACAAGCAGGCTAAAGAAGCAAAGGTCGGCGGTGAAATTCTTTGTAACGTTTGGTAA
- a CDS encoding type Z 30S ribosomal protein S14: MAKKALIAKAQRKPKFGVRAYNRCPLCGRPRAFIRKAGICRICFRTLASQGKLPGVTKSSW; the protein is encoded by the coding sequence TTGGCTAAAAAAGCTTTAATCGCAAAGGCACAAAGAAAACCCAAATTTGGTGTACGGGCCTACAACAGGTGCCCCTTATGCGGTAGACCACGTGCATTTATTAGAAAAGCTGGTATTTGCAGAATCTGTTTTAGAACGCTTGCCTCACAGGGTAAATTGCCCGGCGTAACCAAGTCTTCTTGGTAA
- the rplE gene encoding 50S ribosomal protein L5, whose translation MTTLKEKYTNEVVPALKDEFKYTNQCQVPKLEKIVLNMGLGEAVRNPKIVETAAQELGLIAGQKAVITRAKKPIANFKLRADLPIGCKVTLRREKMYDFLDRLINIALPRVRDFRGISGKAFDGRGNYSLGITEHIIFPEIDYDKTDAIKGLNVTVVTTAQTDEEGKSFLKLMGMPFKN comes from the coding sequence ATGACTACGCTTAAGGAAAAGTATACCAACGAAGTAGTTCCTGCACTGAAAGACGAGTTCAAATACACCAACCAGTGCCAGGTGCCGAAGTTGGAGAAAATTGTACTGAATATGGGGCTTGGCGAGGCAGTCAGAAACCCGAAAATTGTTGAAACAGCAGCCCAGGAGCTTGGATTGATTGCAGGACAAAAAGCTGTAATCACCCGGGCAAAGAAACCGATCGCAAATTTTAAATTGCGTGCGGATCTTCCCATTGGCTGCAAAGTTACACTTAGACGGGAAAAAATGTATGACTTTCTTGACCGACTAATTAACATCGCTCTTCCCCGTGTTAGGGATTTTAGAGGTATTTCAGGTAAAGCATTCGATGGCCGGGGCAATTACAGCTTAGGTATTACTGAACATATCATTTTTCCTGAAATTGACTATGATAAGACTGATGCTATCAAGGGCCTCAATGTAACGGTTGTCACCACAGCCCAAACTGACGAAGAGGGAAAATCGTTTCTTAAGTTAATGGGAATGCCCTTTAAAAACTAA
- the rplX gene encoding 50S ribosomal protein L24, translating to MRIKKDDKVKVLTGKDKGKIGKVLKVVKKTNRIVVENINVVKVHQRPSQENPQGGIVEKAMPMDVSNLMLMCNSCVKPTRVGIKQLEDGKRVRVCKKCSQQIDS from the coding sequence ATAAGAATAAAAAAAGACGATAAAGTTAAGGTGTTGACCGGCAAGGACAAAGGTAAAATTGGCAAGGTGCTTAAAGTTGTCAAAAAGACGAACCGGATTGTTGTTGAAAATATCAACGTGGTCAAAGTTCATCAGCGTCCCTCCCAGGAAAACCCGCAGGGAGGCATCGTTGAAAAAGCCATGCCTATGGATGTATCTAACCTCATGCTGATGTGCAATTCCTGTGTCAAACCGACCCGTGTTGGAATCAAGCAGCTTGAGGATGGAAAACGGGTAAGAGTCTGTAAAAAATGCAGTCAGCAGATAGACTCATAA
- the rplN gene encoding 50S ribosomal protein L14: MIQSETRLTVADNSGAKELYCIKVLGGSKRRYATIGDVIVVSVKEAIPNSKVSKGDVVQAVIVRTKKEISRPDGSSIRFDDNSAVVINKNNEPVGTRIFGPVARELRARRFMKIISLAPDVL; this comes from the coding sequence ATGATTCAAAGTGAAACCAGACTGACAGTCGCTGACAATTCAGGCGCCAAAGAACTGTACTGCATAAAAGTTCTTGGTGGCTCTAAAAGAAGATACGCCACCATCGGAGATGTGATTGTTGTTTCCGTAAAAGAGGCTATTCCCAATTCAAAGGTCAGCAAGGGAGATGTCGTTCAAGCAGTTATTGTCAGAACCAAAAAAGAGATCTCCCGTCCCGACGGATCATCCATCCGTTTTGATGATAATTCCGCTGTTGTGATTAATAAAAATAACGAACCGGTGGGAACCCGTATTTTCGGACCAGTTGCAAGAGAGCTTCGGGCAAGGCGTTTTATGAAGATTATCTCTCTTGCTCCTGACGTACTTTGA
- the rpsQ gene encoding 30S ribosomal protein S17: METIKKNKKELIGLIVSDKMDKSVVVRVERFVQHKVYKKYIKRYKKYHAHDEQNECRIGDEVKIIETRPLSKLKRFRVTEIVKKAV; the protein is encoded by the coding sequence ATGGAAACTATAAAAAAAAATAAAAAAGAGCTGATTGGTCTGATCGTGTCCGACAAAATGGATAAGTCCGTGGTGGTAAGGGTTGAAAGATTTGTACAGCATAAGGTGTATAAAAAATACATCAAACGCTACAAAAAATATCACGCCCATGATGAGCAGAACGAATGTAGAATTGGTGACGAAGTCAAAATTATCGAAACCAGGCCACTAAGTAAATTAAAGCGGTTTCGGGTTACTGAAATTGTTAAAAAAGCGGTCTAG
- the rpmC gene encoding 50S ribosomal protein L29, with amino-acid sequence MLKASEIRDMDPGQIKDKIVELKKELFNLRFQNNVGQLANTANLSSVRKDIARLYTISKEMNIKIS; translated from the coding sequence ATGTTAAAGGCCAGTGAAATCAGGGATATGGATCCAGGTCAGATTAAAGATAAAATCGTTGAGCTTAAAAAGGAACTGTTTAACCTTCGTTTTCAGAATAATGTGGGTCAGCTCGCGAATACTGCTAATCTGTCCAGTGTAAGAAAAGACATCGCCAGGCTTTACACGATTTCCAAAGAAATGAATATCAAAATTAGCTAA
- the rplP gene encoding 50S ribosomal protein L16, producing the protein MLSPRNIKYRKQFRGRTKGTPTRGNTLSFGDYGLQAVECGYVNARQIEAARVAMTRKAKRQGKSWIRFFPDHPITKKPAEVRMGKGKGATDAWVARVKPGKILYEMEGVDRELAKEALRLAARKLSVKTRFVERSK; encoded by the coding sequence ATGCTGAGTCCCAGAAATATCAAATACCGTAAACAGTTCCGCGGTAGAACCAAAGGAACACCCACTCGGGGCAATACATTGAGTTTTGGAGATTATGGACTCCAGGCTGTGGAATGTGGGTATGTAAATGCAAGACAGATTGAGGCGGCCAGGGTCGCGATGACCAGAAAGGCTAAAAGGCAGGGTAAAAGCTGGATTCGTTTCTTTCCTGATCATCCAATTACCAAAAAACCGGCTGAAGTGAGAATGGGTAAAGGTAAAGGTGCAACGGATGCTTGGGTGGCACGGGTAAAACCGGGCAAAATTCTCTATGAGATGGAAGGCGTTGATAGAGAATTGGCTAAAGAGGCTTTAAGGCTGGCTGCCAGAAAACTTTCCGTGAAAACCCGTTTTGTGGAGAGGAGCAAATAA
- the rpsC gene encoding 30S ribosomal protein S3 gives MGQKVNPTGLRLGIIRTWDSRWYADKEYASFVEEDFKVRKYLKKKLYHAGISKIEIERFSKQIRLRVFAARPGIIIGKKGAEIALLKNELEKMLNPEVLIDIKEVRRPEIDAQLVAENIASQLEKRIAFRRAMKRSVSSAMRFGAKGIKIICSGRLGGAEMARTEWYKEGRIPLHTLRADVDYGFIEAKTTYGAIGIKVFIFKGEVINPGEQTLATN, from the coding sequence TTGGGCCAGAAAGTAAATCCTACCGGATTAAGATTAGGCATCATCAGGACTTGGGATTCCAGATGGTACGCTGACAAAGAATATGCAAGCTTTGTCGAAGAAGATTTCAAAGTTAGAAAGTATTTGAAAAAGAAATTGTATCACGCCGGTATCTCCAAAATTGAGATTGAGCGGTTTTCTAAACAAATTCGGCTTAGAGTGTTTGCAGCCAGACCCGGTATTATTATCGGTAAAAAGGGTGCAGAGATCGCTTTGCTGAAAAATGAGCTTGAAAAAATGCTTAATCCCGAAGTTTTGATTGATATTAAAGAGGTCAGAAGACCTGAAATTGACGCACAGTTGGTTGCTGAAAATATTGCAAGCCAGCTTGAAAAACGCATCGCCTTTAGAAGGGCAATGAAGAGAAGTGTTTCCTCTGCCATGAGATTCGGGGCCAAAGGTATTAAAATTATCTGCTCAGGTCGTCTGGGTGGTGCTGAAATGGCCAGAACCGAATGGTACAAGGAAGGCAGAATTCCTTTGCATACGCTTAGAGCTGATGTCGATTACGGATTCATTGAAGCCAAGACTACCTATGGGGCCATTGGTATTAAAGTGTTCATTTTCAAAGGGGAAGTTATAAACCCTGGTGAGCAGACTCTGGCAACTAATTAA
- the rplV gene encoding 50S ribosomal protein L22, translating into MEVKATTRYARISPFKLRLPISEIKGKNAEQALTLLKFMPLKAAGIMYKTLQSAIANAEHNNEMDVDKLVVKNVIVDHGPSMKRFRPRARGRAARILKRTSHLTVVVEETV; encoded by the coding sequence ATGGAAGTTAAAGCGACTACACGATACGCAAGGATCTCACCGTTTAAGCTGCGCTTGCCTATCAGCGAGATTAAAGGCAAAAATGCCGAGCAGGCGCTGACCTTATTAAAGTTTATGCCATTGAAGGCAGCAGGAATCATGTATAAAACCCTGCAGTCTGCCATTGCCAATGCTGAGCATAACAATGAGATGGATGTTGACAAGCTGGTAGTGAAAAATGTGATTGTTGATCATGGACCATCCATGAAGCGGTTCAGGCCGCGGGCAAGGGGAAGAGCTGCCCGTATTCTAAAAAGAACCAGTCATTTAACAGTGGTTGTAGAAGAAACCGTTTAA
- the rpsS gene encoding 30S ribosomal protein S19: MPRSLKKGPYIAPELLKKVLEAQKSSSNKVIKTWSRRSTILPEMVGNTFAVHNGKKFIPVFVTENMVGHKLGEFSPTRTYWGHAADKKSKR, encoded by the coding sequence ATGCCAAGATCATTAAAAAAAGGACCCTATATCGCGCCTGAGCTTCTTAAAAAGGTTCTTGAAGCCCAGAAGTCTAGTAGCAATAAGGTAATCAAAACCTGGTCGCGCCGTTCCACTATTTTACCTGAAATGGTTGGCAATACGTTTGCCGTCCATAACGGAAAAAAATTTATTCCTGTGTTTGTGACGGAAAATATGGTGGGGCATAAACTTGGTGAATTTTCACCCACAAGAACTTATTGGGGTCATGCCGCAGATAAAAAATCCAAACGGTAA
- the rplB gene encoding 50S ribosomal protein L2 codes for MSTIVKTKPTSPGRRAQEYLSFEEITKDRPERRLTKKLNKRSGRNSYGRITAKHRGGGAKKKYRIIDFKRDKDGIPAKVSAIEYDPNRSARIALLTYADGEKRYILAPLDIKVGDILETGPDADIKPGNCLPLENIPTGTRIHNIELKQNKGGQIVRSAGGYARLMAKEGAYAQILLPSGEVRMIHVKCKATVGRVGNEKHSDVSIGKAGRTRWMGKRPSVRGVAMNPVDHPMGGGEGRSSGGRQPCSPWGVPAKGKRTRKNARTDQYIVKRRAKRK; via the coding sequence ATGTCAACAATAGTTAAGACCAAGCCGACATCTCCGGGAAGACGCGCTCAGGAGTATTTATCTTTTGAAGAAATTACAAAAGATAGACCAGAACGCAGGCTGACTAAAAAACTCAATAAACGGTCCGGCCGAAATTCATACGGAAGAATAACAGCTAAGCATAGAGGTGGCGGGGCTAAGAAAAAATATCGTATCATCGATTTTAAACGGGATAAAGACGGAATTCCAGCCAAAGTTTCTGCAATTGAATACGATCCAAATCGATCAGCCAGGATTGCTCTGTTGACCTATGCTGATGGTGAGAAAAGGTATATTCTGGCTCCACTTGATATTAAAGTGGGTGATATCCTTGAAACCGGCCCTGATGCTGATATCAAACCAGGTAACTGTCTGCCCTTGGAAAATATACCTACTGGTACCAGAATCCATAATATAGAATTGAAGCAGAATAAGGGCGGGCAGATCGTCAGAAGTGCCGGCGGATATGCACGGCTTATGGCCAAAGAAGGCGCTTACGCCCAGATCCTGCTTCCTTCCGGTGAAGTTCGTATGATCCATGTTAAATGTAAAGCTACTGTCGGACGCGTTGGAAATGAGAAACACAGCGATGTCAGTATAGGCAAAGCAGGCCGTACCAGATGGATGGGAAAACGTCCTTCTGTTCGAGGCGTTGCTATGAACCCTGTAGATCATCCAATGGGTGGTGGTGAAGGCCGTTCTTCTGGCGGTCGGCAGCCTTGTTCTCCATGGGGTGTGCCTGCCAAGGGTAAAAGAACCCGTAAAAATGCTAGGACAGATCAGTATATTGTTAAAAGAAGGGCTAAAAGGAAATAG
- the rplW gene encoding 50S ribosomal protein L23 has product MIEYDILRGPVVTEKSTLQRELFNQVTLKVAKNANRVEIKNAVEKAFNAKVKQVRTIQVKGKIKQRGRIIGKKVDWKKAVVTLMPGQRIDFFEGV; this is encoded by the coding sequence ATGATTGAATATGACATCCTCCGTGGACCTGTGGTAACTGAAAAATCCACACTTCAAAGAGAGTTGTTCAACCAGGTAACTTTAAAAGTCGCCAAGAATGCCAACAGGGTTGAAATTAAAAATGCTGTTGAAAAAGCGTTCAATGCAAAGGTTAAACAGGTTCGGACCATACAGGTTAAAGGTAAAATAAAACAGCGTGGCAGAATTATCGGCAAAAAAGTAGATTGGAAAAAAGCCGTTGTCACTCTGATGCCCGGACAACGAATTGATTTTTTTGAAGGTGTGTAA
- the rplD gene encoding 50S ribosomal protein L4 produces the protein MAAVEVLNSTGAKVSEIELPDEIFSIPVKTSVLHEVVRSQLVSKRVGTAASKTRGMISGSTKKLFRQKGTGNARAGSIKSPLRKGGGVIFGPSQRSYEIKVPKKVRKLALKMALSAKVSDSQLFVIDALELEEIKTKALANVLSALKLDDLLIVSDNDDEKLALSSRNIPDVKVIKTEGLNVYDILKFKNLLLVESSIGNIKGRLS, from the coding sequence ATGGCTGCTGTAGAGGTGTTAAACAGTACAGGTGCTAAAGTGTCTGAAATCGAGCTACCTGACGAAATTTTCAGCATACCGGTTAAAACAAGTGTTCTTCACGAGGTCGTTCGGTCCCAACTCGTGTCAAAGCGAGTAGGGACGGCTGCGTCTAAGACCAGGGGTATGATTTCAGGTTCTACGAAGAAATTATTCAGGCAGAAGGGAACAGGCAATGCTCGGGCTGGTAGTATAAAATCGCCTTTGCGTAAAGGTGGTGGCGTTATTTTTGGTCCTAGCCAAAGATCCTATGAAATAAAAGTGCCTAAAAAGGTAAGAAAGCTTGCCCTTAAAATGGCTTTAAGCGCGAAAGTTTCTGACAGTCAGCTTTTTGTTATAGACGCTCTTGAACTTGAAGAAATTAAAACAAAGGCATTGGCAAATGTTCTTTCAGCTCTGAAGCTTGATGATCTTCTTATTGTTTCAGACAATGACGATGAAAAACTTGCTCTTTCTTCCAGGAATATTCCGGATGTTAAAGTGATTAAGACTGAAGGTCTCAATGTTTACGATATATTAAAGTTTAAAAATCTTTTGCTGGTTGAATCCAGTATTGGAAACATCAAGGGGAGGCTGAGCTAA
- the rplC gene encoding 50S ribosomal protein L3 has product MSGLLGKKIGMTNVFASDGQLVPVTVLQVGPCVVTQIKTEETDGYTALQLGFDEKPVERLNKPIAGHLKKASDKGFRVLREFRGEPAEEIEPGTTIGVDMFSIGDKVTVTGTSKGRGFQGTIKRHGFSRGPETHGNRNHRKPGSIGNSAWPAKVIKGKRLPGHKGVDKVTVKNLTIVDIKHEDNLILVKGAVPGCKTGVVEVRKADVTK; this is encoded by the coding sequence ATGAGTGGATTGTTAGGAAAAAAAATCGGAATGACCAATGTGTTTGCCTCCGATGGACAGCTCGTTCCTGTTACAGTGCTGCAGGTTGGACCCTGTGTTGTAACCCAGATAAAAACAGAAGAGACTGACGGGTATACAGCTTTGCAGCTCGGGTTTGATGAAAAGCCGGTTGAGCGTTTAAACAAACCCATTGCAGGACATTTAAAAAAAGCATCGGATAAAGGCTTTCGCGTTTTAAGAGAATTTAGAGGAGAGCCAGCTGAAGAGATTGAACCCGGTACTACTATCGGTGTGGATATGTTTTCAATTGGTGACAAAGTAACTGTAACCGGTACATCAAAAGGGCGTGGCTTTCAGGGTACTATCAAGCGTCATGGGTTCTCTAGGGGCCCGGAAACTCACGGTAACCGAAACCATAGAAAACCAGGCTCAATTGGTAACTCTGCGTGGCCGGCAAAGGTCATTAAAGGAAAAAGATTGCCTGGTCATAAGGGTGTAGATAAAGTTACGGTTAAAAATTTAACGATTGTAGATATTAAGCACGAAGACAATCTTATTCTTGTAAAAGGCGCTGTTCCAGGTTGCAAGACAGGCGTTGTAGAAGTGCGTAAAGCTGATGTAACAAAATAA
- the rpsJ gene encoding 30S ribosomal protein S10 translates to MLKTKIRIRLKAYDHKLLDQSSVDIVDTARKTGARIVGPVPLPTRINKFTVLRSPHVNKKSREQFEIRTHKRMMDILEPTQQTVDALMKLDLSPGVDVEIKL, encoded by the coding sequence ATGTTGAAGACTAAAATCAGAATTAGGCTCAAAGCTTATGATCATAAGCTGCTTGATCAGTCTTCAGTAGATATTGTTGATACAGCAAGGAAAACCGGTGCCAGAATCGTGGGACCGGTTCCCCTGCCTACCAGGATCAACAAATTTACTGTGTTGCGTTCTCCTCATGTGAACAAAAAGTCCCGTGAGCAGTTTGAAATTAGAACGCACAAAAGAATGATGGATATTCTTGAGCCGACACAGCAGACAGTGGACGCGTTAATGAAACTTGACCTGTCCCCTGGTGTGGACGTCGAGATTAAATTATAG
- the tuf gene encoding elongation factor Tu has product MAKEKFERNKPHVNIGTIGHIDHGKTTLTAAITKLAGLKGNGEYVPFDEIDKAPEERERGITIATAHVEYETDSRHYAHVDCPGHADYIKNMITGAAQMDGAILVVSADDGPMPQTREHILLARQVGVPKIVVFLNKCDMVDDEELIELVEMELQELLDTYEFPGDETPIIRGSALKALECDDVDAEEAKPIFELLDVLDSYVPEPERDTEKPFLMPIEDVFSISGRGTVVTGRIERGVIKTGEEIEIVGIRDTAKTVCTGVEMFRKLLDEGQAGDNVGLLLRGTKRDQVERGQVVCKPGTITPHTKFKAEMYALSKEEGGRHTPFFTGYRPQFFFRTTDITGVLTLDEGVEMIMPGDNATINVELINPIAMEKELRFAIREGGRTVGAGVVGEIIE; this is encoded by the coding sequence ATGGCTAAGGAGAAATTTGAGCGGAACAAACCGCATGTAAACATCGGGACAATCGGGCATATCGATCACGGGAAAACCACTCTGACTGCGGCGATTACTAAACTTGCCGGCTTGAAAGGGAATGGTGAATATGTTCCCTTTGACGAAATTGATAAAGCTCCTGAAGAAAGAGAGCGTGGTATTACTATTGCTACGGCCCATGTTGAATATGAGACCGACAGCCGCCATTACGCGCATGTTGATTGCCCGGGCCATGCCGATTATATCAAAAATATGATCACCGGTGCCGCCCAGATGGATGGCGCTATTCTTGTTGTGTCTGCTGACGACGGTCCAATGCCCCAGACGCGTGAACATATCCTGCTTGCCCGTCAGGTTGGTGTGCCTAAGATCGTTGTTTTTCTGAATAAATGCGACATGGTCGATGATGAAGAATTGATTGAGTTGGTTGAAATGGAGCTCCAAGAGCTTCTTGATACTTATGAATTCCCAGGAGATGAAACCCCGATTATTCGTGGTTCTGCACTTAAAGCTCTGGAATGTGATGATGTTGATGCAGAAGAAGCCAAGCCGATTTTTGAACTTCTAGATGTTCTTGACTCCTATGTCCCTGAGCCTGAAAGAGATACGGAAAAACCCTTCCTTATGCCAATTGAAGACGTATTCTCTATCTCCGGGCGTGGTACGGTTGTAACTGGTCGTATTGAGCGCGGTGTGATCAAGACCGGCGAAGAAATTGAAATCGTTGGCATCAGAGATACAGCTAAGACGGTGTGTACTGGTGTTGAAATGTTCAGGAAGCTTCTGGATGAAGGTCAGGCTGGTGATAATGTTGGTCTGCTCCTGCGTGGTACGAAGCGAGATCAGGTTGAGCGTGGTCAGGTTGTCTGCAAACCCGGCACCATTACACCGCATACCAAGTTTAAAGCCGAAATGTATGCCCTGAGCAAGGAAGAAGGTGGTCGTCATACGCCTTTCTTTACCGGTTACAGGCCTCAGTTCTTTTTCAGAACTACCGATATAACAGGCGTTTTGACGCTGGACGAAGGCGTTGAGATGATTATGCCCGGTGATAATGCTACCATCAACGTCGAATTGATCAACCCCATCGCCATGGAAAAAGAGCTGCGTTTCGCTATTCGTGAGGGTGGCCGTACTGTTGGTGCTGGTGTTGTTGGCGAAATTATAGAATAG
- the rpsG gene encoding 30S ribosomal protein S7, with product MAEKLVFKEGFMQDATHEEKLAAKFVNCVMKDGKKNAARKVVANALMIAEDKIGEPALAVFKKAIDNIRPSVEVKSRRIGGSTYQVPTDIKPGRQTALAFRWLINFSRSRSEKGFANKLAAELMDAYNERGGAIKKREDTHRMAEANKAFAHFRW from the coding sequence ATGGCAGAAAAATTAGTGTTTAAAGAAGGTTTCATGCAGGATGCCACGCATGAAGAAAAGCTTGCGGCCAAGTTTGTCAATTGTGTTATGAAAGACGGCAAAAAGAATGCTGCCCGGAAAGTTGTGGCTAATGCGTTGATGATTGCTGAAGATAAAATTGGTGAACCTGCTCTGGCGGTGTTTAAAAAAGCGATTGATAATATCAGGCCTTCTGTTGAAGTAAAATCAAGAAGGATCGGAGGGTCTACATATCAGGTGCCCACTGATATAAAACCCGGTCGTCAGACAGCTTTGGCTTTCAGGTGGCTTATCAATTTCAGTAGGAGTCGTTCTGAAAAAGGCTTTGCGAATAAGCTTGCTGCTGAATTGATGGATGCTTATAACGAGCGTGGCGGGGCAATCAAGAAAAGAGAAGATACACATAGGATGGCAGAAGCCAATAAGGCGTTCGCGCATTTTAGGTGGTAG
- the rpsL gene encoding 30S ribosomal protein S12, producing MPTINQLVRKGRKRAEKKVSTPALKGGPQKRGVCTRVYTSTPKKPNSALRKVARVRLTTGMEVAAYIPGMGHNLQEHSVVLVRGGRVKDLPGVRYHIVRGALDTLGVDDRRQGRSKYGAKRPK from the coding sequence ATGCCGACCATAAATCAATTGGTTAGAAAAGGTAGGAAGAGAGCTGAAAAAAAGGTTAGTACGCCGGCGTTGAAGGGCGGGCCTCAAAAACGTGGGGTTTGCACTAGGGTGTATACTTCTACGCCTAAAAAACCGAACTCGGCCTTAAGAAAGGTTGCGAGAGTCCGTTTGACAACCGGAATGGAGGTTGCGGCTTATATCCCGGGTATGGGGCATAATCTTCAGGAACACTCTGTCGTTCTGGTTAGAGGTGGTAGGGTGAAAGACCTTCCAGGTGTGCGCTATCATATTGTCAGGGGTGCTCTTGATACGCTGGGTGTAGACGATCGTCGCCAGGGGCGTTCAAAATATGGTGCGAAGCGTCCCAAGTAG